The genomic segment CGAGCAATTGGAACAGTCCGTGCAACAAAATGAGGTACTCATAACCTCCCGAAAGAAAGCGGTACATACTATTACCCATGAGTTGCGTACACCACTGACGGCAATAACCGGCTATACCGAACTTTTGCGGAAAGAATGATTTCCTACCCAATCATACAACAAAAAGAATCTTTTATATAAGACATGCCATTTTTTCTTGTAGCGATGTAGCGAAACACTTGCAAATGGTAAATTTTCGCTGAGCATCAATACCTTATGGTTCGCTACAACATGTGTATCTCGCTATTTTTCGCTACAGGATTGACAAATAAAAACAGGAATCGCTACCAAGCGACCCCTGCTCCTGTTTAACTTAAATTGTAATCGTATGAAAAATGAAAAAATCAGTTTGTATTCCTTATATTACTCATATTACTGGTGTTACTTACATTACTGTATATTCTTCGGCCATTCCCCTTTGTTTTTTATTTGTTCCTTAAGGTTTTTGACAACAAATTCCAAGGAATCAATAAGAGTTTCTATCTCAGCATCACCACCGACAACTATCTCAACAAAGTCCACATGGGAAAAATGAACTTCATAAGTTTCAATAGAGCCTTCTATATCTCCCAAAATGTTACACCGCATATCTGTACTTGATGCGTCAGATAATCGAACTAAGGCCCTTCCACCATGCCCAGTGTCTCCGCCATGGTATCCATTGGTTCCAGTTTCGACTTCTAATCTATTGCAATTAACCATTTCGGTTTTTACGGTTTTAATGAACTCACGATCAATCCGTCTAATATTTCTCTTTATATCTTCCATAATTGTTATTCTTATTTCATATTCTTGAATTCGTTGCACTTCGGACATACCCAATACTGTTGCTTTGTCTTCTTGCTATAGACCTGGCATAGTGGCACACCACACTGAGGACAAAGCTTTACCACAGGCTTCTTTCTGCTATCAGCATAAAAGACAGTCTTTCCAGTTGTCGGATGCACGCAAGACTTCTCCTCACAGACCCAGAAATGATTCTTCGTCTTGGAAGAATACTTTCGTGCCAACGTCTTACGACGGCAAACAGGACATTCCTCATGAGGAACTTCCTGATCATTCTTACTTACACCGCCTGTTGAAGCCACGTACCGAGACGAGCCTTCAGCAAAGGCGATATTCTCCAGAACCATCTTCTGGGTTTCTTCAAGAAAATCGCCCAGCTCCATCTTTCCCTCAGCAATAGCAGAAAGGTTATATTCCATGACAGCCGTCAGGTCTGGTTTGGTCAATGACTCATGAATGCCATCAATCATGGCAGTACCAAACGCTGTCGGAACAAGTTCCTTACCCTTTTTCTGAATACAGGGAAGAATATCAGACTTACCAGACTTTGTGGCAAGCAAATCAGCAATGATACTGTCACGAGTGGCTGGTGTACCAATACCCTTACATTCCTTCAGCTTCTCTTTGTTTGGATTGTCTGGACTGACAAAACGCCAGATGTTGGTCATGGCTGCCAACAGAGAGCCCTCCGTGAAACGCTTTGGCGGGGTCGTTTTCTTCGTATCTATAATATATATAGGTATAGGAATTATATCACCTTTAGCCAACATCGGCACCTCCTTTACTTCATCGTCTTTGTCATCTGACTTTGAAATGCTTCGCCATCCAGGAGAGACTATCGTCTTTCCGCTGCCTGCAAAGACATAGCCTTTGGCTGTCAGTTCATATTTCACCACGTCATACTTGCATGGAGGATAGAACTGAATCATGTACCTCACAGCTATCATCTCATAGACTTCTCGCTCCCGTTCGTCAAGTCCCTTGGGGATAACACCTGTAGGAATAATGGCATGGTGTGCGCTCACCTTACCATCATTGAAACATCGGCTTTGAATACTCGTGTCTGCTCTCGAAGCAGCTTCAAGCCCATATTCTGCAAGGGCTTTCAGTATGCGCCCAGCGTCGCCATGCTGACTGGTAGGGATATAGTTGCAGTCGGAACGAGGATAGCTCACGAATTTCTTCTCATACAAAGACTGCACCTTGGTAAGCACATCCGACGGCGACATGCCATAGCGTTTATTGGCTTCCACCTGAAGCGTATCAAGCGAATAAGGCAATGGAGCACCCTCTGTCTGGCTCTTCCGTTCACTGAAAGTGACACGAGCCGGTTGGTTCTTGATTTCATTCTGAATCTTCTCTACATAGTCACGTTGGATAATGCGCCCCTCGCTATCGAGAGGTGCTTCATCCGAAGGTTTCAAGATTGCCGAGAATGGGATGCCGTTCTTTGAATACTTTCCCGTCAGTTCATAGTACTCCACAGAATGGAAATTTTGAATTTCCTTTTCTCTTTCGACAACAAGGGCAAGTGTCGGTACCTTGACCCTGCCTACTCGCCACACTCCTGCAGCTCCATGTTTCCTGGCACTAACGGTATATGCTCTCGACAAGTTGATGCCAACCAGCCAGTCGGCACGCTCTCTTGCCAGCCCTGCATGATAGAGTGGCTTGTATTTCTCATTAGGTTCTATATGGTCGAATGCCCGCTTCAAGCTGTCGGTGTCCTTTGCATTGATAAGAATACGACGCACCTCTCCCTTATATCCGACATACTCCAAAATCTCGTCAATAAGAAGCTGGCCTTCCCTGTCCGGGTCACCGCCATTGACCACAACATCCGCTTTACCTAAAACACTGCGAATATACTCAAACTGCTCTTTGGTAGATGGTGAAGGACGTTTCTTCCATGTAGATGGGATGACGGGATATGTACTAAAATCAGCATATTCCTTACCATATGCTTCAGGCATGGCTGTCATCATGATATGCCCGTAGGCCCACGTCACAATAACATCCCCCTTCTGGTAACAGTGTTTATGCTTGTACGAGCTGTAATCACTCCACATATTATAAGACACTTGGTTCCCAAAATCAAATATGATTTTAAGGCCAGAAGAGAGTTCTTTCTCAATGCCTTTTACCTCACAATAATAACGTTTTGTTTGTGCATAAGAACACATAACAACGAGGAAAAGCAAAAGACTTGTTATAATTCTTTTCATAATGTTTATATTAATTATTATCGCCATTTTTTAATAGTCCAAATCACAACACCCCACACTTCAAAGTCATCATCTGCATCGATGCGTATAGGCTTGAAATCCTTGTTTGCAGGACGCAACTCGATGTAGCCGTCCTTTCGGTGACGCAGGTCGAGGTACTTGATGGTGAACTCATCATTGATATATCCCACGACCACATCACCGTCTTGTGGTTCGACGGAACGGTCAATGACAGCTATGTCACCATCATTGATGCCAGCTTCAATCATCGAATCGCCTTCCACTTTCCCATAGAATGTAGCTTCAGGATTGCGAATAAGGTCACGATTGAAGTCCAGCGTCTCATGGCTGTAATCATCAGCTGGAGATGGAAATCCAGCTTTGATGCCAGGAGCGAACTGAAGCTTCAGTTTCTTCTCAAAGTCACCTTGTATGATTTGAATGTTAGACATATTATATTTTCTCTTTTTGATAAAGACACTTTCCTTTTCTGTAATGATTAGGAGATAGCCTTTTAATACTTTCAAATGCTAATCTGTAGTCCTTAACACACCATTCCCATGCTTCTTGCATGACATAGTTCTTGTCATATAGAATCCAAATCAATTTATCCCATTCATAATTTGATGCTTTTGGAACCATT from the Prevotella sp. Rep29 genome contains:
- a CDS encoding DNA topoisomerase 3 — translated: MKRIITSLLLFLVVMCSYAQTKRYYCEVKGIEKELSSGLKIIFDFGNQVSYNMWSDYSSYKHKHCYQKGDVIVTWAYGHIMMTAMPEAYGKEYADFSTYPVIPSTWKKRPSPSTKEQFEYIRSVLGKADVVVNGGDPDREGQLLIDEILEYVGYKGEVRRILINAKDTDSLKRAFDHIEPNEKYKPLYHAGLARERADWLVGINLSRAYTVSARKHGAAGVWRVGRVKVPTLALVVEREKEIQNFHSVEYYELTGKYSKNGIPFSAILKPSDEAPLDSEGRIIQRDYVEKIQNEIKNQPARVTFSERKSQTEGAPLPYSLDTLQVEANKRYGMSPSDVLTKVQSLYEKKFVSYPRSDCNYIPTSQHGDAGRILKALAEYGLEAASRADTSIQSRCFNDGKVSAHHAIIPTGVIPKGLDEREREVYEMIAVRYMIQFYPPCKYDVVKYELTAKGYVFAGSGKTIVSPGWRSISKSDDKDDEVKEVPMLAKGDIIPIPIYIIDTKKTTPPKRFTEGSLLAAMTNIWRFVSPDNPNKEKLKECKGIGTPATRDSIIADLLATKSGKSDILPCIQKKGKELVPTAFGTAMIDGIHESLTKPDLTAVMEYNLSAIAEGKMELGDFLEETQKMVLENIAFAEGSSRYVASTGGVSKNDQEVPHEECPVCRRKTLARKYSSKTKNHFWVCEEKSCVHPTTGKTVFYADSRKKPVVKLCPQCGVPLCQVYSKKTKQQYWVCPKCNEFKNMK
- a CDS encoding LexA family transcriptional regulator; the encoded protein is MSNIQIIQGDFEKKLKLQFAPGIKAGFPSPADDYSHETLDFNRDLIRNPEATFYGKVEGDSMIEAGINDGDIAVIDRSVEPQDGDVVVGYINDEFTIKYLDLRHRKDGYIELRPANKDFKPIRIDADDDFEVWGVVIWTIKKWR